A DNA window from Streptomyces bacillaris contains the following coding sequences:
- a CDS encoding class I SAM-dependent methyltransferase, with the protein MTAPTHPLPTGPTPGPPKPTPASVQASHPAESTPAAGPAPHPARSTPASVPAPASRKGVPGPAEPARGAASSSLTGPAVRQRPAVDPARWPDVAAPPRDSRLRTALAERIVRRALARLPLRARFAGAEDIGLGGPLMEIREPEAFFRRIGASGLIGFGESYMAGEWDAPDLVAVLTVLAGNAADLVPAPLQRLRPLWALRKPAAQLNTPEGSRENISRHYDLSNDLFALFLDGTLSYSSAVFRSLPATQDLLTAAQHRKIDLLLDAAGVGEGTRLLEIGTGWGELALRAAARGARVVSVTLSAEQRELARARIREAGYDDRVEIRLCDYRQVTGAYDAVVSVEMIEAVGEEFWPVYFTTLDRLLAPGGRVALQAITMPDDRLRASRSTYTWIHKYIFPGGLLPSTEAIERVTTGHTRLRTVRRSGYGAHYAETLRLWRERFTERSAEVDALGFDAVFRRMWTFYLAYSEAGFRSGYLDVQQLLLTRDQSPAQEAL; encoded by the coding sequence GTGACCGCGCCGACCCACCCACTGCCGACGGGACCCACCCCCGGCCCGCCGAAGCCCACCCCCGCGTCGGTCCAGGCTTCCCACCCGGCCGAGTCCACCCCTGCGGCGGGTCCGGCCCCTCACCCGGCCCGGTCCACCCCCGCGTCGGTCCCGGCCCCCGCGTCGCGGAAGGGCGTCCCCGGCCCGGCGGAACCCGCCCGTGGTGCCGCCTCGTCGTCCCTCACCGGCCCGGCCGTTCGGCAGCGCCCCGCCGTCGACCCCGCCCGCTGGCCCGACGTCGCCGCCCCGCCCCGCGACTCCCGCCTCCGGACCGCCCTCGCGGAGCGCATCGTCCGCCGCGCCCTTGCCCGCCTTCCGCTGCGCGCCCGGTTCGCCGGGGCTGAGGACATCGGGCTCGGCGGACCGCTGATGGAGATCCGGGAGCCCGAGGCCTTCTTCCGGCGGATCGGCGCGAGCGGGCTCATCGGCTTCGGGGAGTCCTACATGGCGGGGGAGTGGGACGCCCCCGACCTGGTCGCCGTGCTCACCGTCCTCGCGGGCAACGCCGCCGACCTGGTCCCCGCCCCGCTCCAACGGCTGCGCCCCCTCTGGGCGTTGCGCAAGCCCGCCGCCCAGCTCAACACCCCCGAGGGCTCCCGGGAGAACATCAGCCGCCACTACGACCTCTCCAACGACCTCTTCGCCCTCTTCCTCGACGGGACGCTCTCCTACTCCTCCGCCGTGTTCCGGAGCCTCCCCGCCACGCAGGACCTGCTCACGGCCGCCCAGCACCGGAAGATCGACCTCCTCCTGGACGCCGCCGGGGTCGGGGAGGGAACCCGGCTCCTGGAGATCGGCACCGGCTGGGGCGAACTGGCCCTCCGAGCGGCCGCCCGTGGCGCCCGGGTCGTCTCCGTCACCCTCTCCGCCGAACAGCGCGAGCTGGCCCGTGCCCGCATCCGCGAGGCCGGGTACGACGACCGGGTCGAGATCCGGCTCTGCGACTACCGGCAGGTCACCGGCGCGTACGACGCCGTCGTCAGCGTCGAGATGATCGAGGCGGTCGGGGAGGAGTTCTGGCCGGTCTACTTCACGACCCTGGACCGGCTGCTCGCCCCCGGCGGCCGGGTCGCCCTCCAGGCCATCACCATGCCCGACGACCGGCTGCGCGCCAGCCGTTCCACGTACACCTGGATCCACAAGTACATCTTCCCGGGCGGACTGCTGCCCTCCACCGAGGCGATCGAACGGGTCACCACCGGGCACACCCGGCTGCGGACCGTGCGCCGCAGCGGCTACGGCGCCCACTACGCCGAGACCCTGCGGCTCTGGCGCGAACGGTTCACCGAACGCTCCGCCGAGGTCGACGCCCTCGGCTTCGACGCCGTCTTCCGCCGGATGTGGACCTTCTACCTGGCCTACTCCGAGGCGGGTTTCCGCTCCGGCTACCTCGATGTGCAGCAACTGCTCCTGACCCGCGACCAGAGCCCTGCCCAGGAGGCGCTGTGA
- a CDS encoding NAD(P)/FAD-dependent oxidoreductase — MARERRRTAVVGSGVAGLTAAHVLHKAHDVTLYEADDRVGGHAHTHELAASDGRVHRVDSGFIVHNRRTYPHLLRLFGELGVATQESEMSMSVRCEGCGLEYAGARGIAGLLAQPRSALRGPYLRMLAEVPRFHRAARALLELPEGPATEMTLGEFTRRGRFSPYFHAHFLTPMVSAVWSCDPVTALRYPARYLFRFLAHHGMLTVGGSPVWRTVTGGSRAYVERVVKQLTAVHTATPVRAVTRHTDGVELTTEDGTTTPYDSVVIATHPDQALRLLADPTDAERATLGAFTYSRNPTLLHTDTTLLPRSRGARASWNYLMPSCAADADHVTVSYDMNRLQRLDAPERFVVTLNGSDRVDPASVRARMVYEHPVYTPESVSAQARLPALSGPVTAYAGAYHGWGFHEDGCRSGAEAAAALGVTW; from the coding sequence ATGGCACGGGAGCGGCGGCGGACGGCCGTGGTGGGGAGCGGGGTCGCGGGACTGACCGCCGCCCACGTTCTGCACAAGGCGCACGACGTCACGCTGTACGAGGCGGACGACCGCGTCGGCGGCCACGCCCACACGCACGAACTGGCCGCCTCCGACGGGCGGGTGCACCGCGTCGACTCGGGCTTCATCGTGCACAACCGGCGGACCTACCCCCACCTCCTGCGGCTCTTCGGCGAACTGGGCGTCGCCACCCAGGAGTCGGAGATGTCGATGTCCGTACGGTGCGAAGGGTGCGGTCTGGAGTACGCCGGTGCCCGGGGGATCGCCGGGCTTCTCGCCCAGCCCCGGTCAGCGCTCCGGGGGCCGTATCTGCGGATGCTCGCCGAGGTGCCCCGCTTCCACCGGGCCGCACGGGCGCTCCTGGAGCTGCCGGAGGGGCCCGCCACCGAGATGACGCTCGGGGAGTTCACCCGGCGCGGCCGCTTCTCCCCTTATTTCCACGCCCACTTCCTCACCCCCATGGTCTCCGCCGTCTGGTCCTGCGACCCGGTCACCGCCCTGCGCTACCCCGCCCGCTATCTCTTCCGCTTCCTGGCCCACCACGGCATGCTCACCGTCGGCGGCTCCCCGGTCTGGCGGACCGTCACCGGCGGCTCACGCGCCTACGTCGAACGCGTCGTCAAACAGCTCACCGCCGTCCACACCGCCACCCCCGTCCGGGCCGTCACCCGCCACACGGACGGCGTCGAACTCACCACCGAGGACGGCACCACCACCCCGTACGACTCCGTCGTCATCGCCACCCACCCCGACCAGGCGCTCCGGCTGCTGGCCGACCCGACCGACGCCGAACGCGCCACGCTCGGCGCCTTCACCTACTCCCGCAACCCCACCCTCCTGCACACCGACACCACGCTGCTGCCCCGCAGCCGGGGGGCCAGGGCCTCCTGGAACTACCTGATGCCCTCCTGCGCCGCCGACGCCGACCACGTCACCGTCAGCTATGACATGAACCGGCTCCAACGGCTCGATGCGCCCGAGCGGTTCGTCGTCACGCTCAACGGTTCCGACCGGGTCGACCCCGCCTCCGTACGCGCCCGCATGGTCTACGAACACCCCGTCTACACCCCGGAATCCGTCTCCGCCCAGGCCCGGCTGCCCGCCCTCTCCGGGCCCGTCACCGCCTACGCGGGCGCCTACCACGGGTGGGGTTTCCACGAGGACGGCTGCCGGTCGGGGGCCGAGGCCGCCGCGGCCCTGGGGGTGACGTGGTGA
- a CDS encoding DUF1365 domain-containing protein, giving the protein MRGSGAVSGGASALYPCTITHVRTRPGRYALRHRTYLWLIDPDAPPRLPRGLRALARFEARDHFGGTAPTVRAGLSRFLAARGVDLADGTVTMLTQARVLGHVFNPLTVYWCHRADGSPLCVVAEVHNTYGERHSYLLHPDRDGRAVTGKEFYVSPFFPVDGGYRMRLPEPGERLDLTVHLERAGGRPFTATVRGTRRPATPRALVRLALRHPLSTVAVSLAIRLHGIRLYLRGLPVQPRPHHRPQEGMQ; this is encoded by the coding sequence ATCCGTGGAAGCGGTGCGGTGAGCGGCGGTGCAAGTGCCCTGTATCCGTGCACGATCACGCACGTACGGACGCGGCCCGGCCGGTACGCGCTGCGGCACCGGACCTATCTGTGGCTCATCGACCCCGACGCCCCGCCCCGGCTGCCGCGCGGGCTGCGGGCGCTGGCCCGGTTCGAGGCGCGGGACCACTTCGGCGGCACCGCACCCACCGTCCGGGCCGGGCTGAGCCGGTTCCTGGCCGCCCGGGGCGTGGACCTCGCCGACGGCACGGTCACCATGCTCACGCAGGCCCGGGTCCTCGGCCATGTCTTCAACCCGCTCACCGTCTACTGGTGCCACCGCGCCGACGGCTCCCCGCTCTGTGTGGTGGCCGAGGTCCACAACACGTACGGCGAACGGCACAGCTATCTGCTCCACCCGGACCGGGACGGCCGTGCCGTCACCGGCAAGGAGTTCTACGTCTCGCCGTTCTTCCCCGTCGACGGCGGCTACCGCATGCGGCTGCCCGAGCCCGGCGAGCGGCTCGATCTGACCGTGCACCTGGAGCGCGCGGGCGGCCGTCCGTTCACCGCGACCGTACGGGGCACCCGCCGCCCGGCCACCCCACGGGCGCTGGTCCGGCTCGCCCTGCGCCACCCGCTCTCCACCGTCGCCGTCTCCCTCGCCATCCGGCTGCACGGCATCCGGCTCTATCTGCGCGGCCTCCCCGTGCAGCCCCGCCCCCACCACCGCCCACAGGAAGGCATGCAGTGA
- a CDS encoding DEAD/DEAH box helicase, with amino-acid sequence MTEDLSPAERYQASRVRAAEMATALGPFREMYEFGLDPFQIEACQALEAGKGVLVAAPTGSGKTIVGEFAVHLALEQGRKCFYTTPIKALSNQKFADLVKRYGADKVGLLTGDNSVNSEAPVVVMTTEVLRNMLYAGSQSLSGLGYVVMDEVHYLSDRFRGAVWEEVIIHLPESVTLVSLSATVSNAEEFGDWLDTVRGDTEVIVSEHRPVPLWQHVMAGRKMYDLFEETTDHGGRGVGRREVNPDLVRLARMENQQGYNPRDRRRGKMVREADRERERRQRSRIWTPGRPEVIERLDNEGLLPAITFIFSRAGCEAAVQQCMYAGLRLNDEDKRRLVREIVEERTASIPGEDLHVLGYYEWLEGLERGIAAHHAGMLPTFKEVVEELFVRGLVKAVFATETLALGINMPARSVVLEKLVKWNGEQHADITPGEYTQLTGRAGRRGIDVEGHAVVLWQRGMDPTALAGLAGTRTYPLRSSFRPSYNMAVNLVQQFGRHRSRELLETSFAQFQADKSVVGISRQVQRNEEGLEGYKEGMSCHLGDFEEYARLRRDLKDRETELAKQGAAQRRASAAASLEKLKPGDVIHVPTGKFAGLALVLDPGLPAGRANGHRGFDHHDGPRPLVLTAERQVKRLASMDFPVPVEALDRMRVPKSFNPRSPQSRRDLASALRTKAGHIVPDRHRKGRAPAADDREIARLRAELRAHPCHGCDEREDHARWAERYHRLQRDTRQLEKRVEGRTNTIARTFDRIVALLTELDYLRGNEVTENGRRLARLYGELDLLASECLRDGVWEGLNPAELAACVSALVYEARQADDAVAPKLPSGPAKVALGEMVRIWGRLDALEDDFKINQTEGVGQREPDLGFAWAVYMWASGRTLDEVLREAEMPAGDFVRWCKQVIDVLGQVAAAAPREGSGGSSVARNARKAVDAVLRGVVAYSSVG; translated from the coding sequence ATGACAGAGGACCTCTCACCAGCTGAGCGATACCAGGCATCCCGCGTCCGTGCGGCCGAGATGGCGACGGCCCTCGGGCCCTTCCGGGAGATGTACGAATTCGGACTGGACCCGTTCCAGATCGAGGCCTGCCAGGCCCTGGAGGCGGGCAAGGGGGTGCTGGTCGCGGCCCCCACCGGGTCGGGCAAGACGATCGTCGGCGAGTTCGCCGTGCACCTGGCCCTGGAGCAGGGCCGCAAGTGCTTCTACACCACACCGATCAAGGCACTCTCCAACCAGAAGTTCGCGGATCTGGTGAAGAGGTACGGCGCCGACAAGGTCGGCCTGCTGACCGGTGACAACAGCGTCAACTCCGAGGCGCCGGTGGTCGTGATGACCACCGAGGTCCTGCGGAACATGCTGTACGCGGGCTCGCAGTCGCTCTCCGGCCTCGGTTACGTCGTCATGGACGAGGTCCACTACCTCTCCGACCGCTTCCGGGGCGCGGTGTGGGAGGAAGTGATCATCCACCTCCCCGAGTCGGTGACGCTGGTCTCCCTGTCGGCCACGGTCTCCAACGCCGAGGAGTTCGGTGACTGGCTGGACACCGTGCGCGGCGACACCGAGGTGATCGTCTCCGAGCACCGGCCGGTGCCGCTCTGGCAGCACGTGATGGCCGGACGTAAGATGTACGACCTCTTCGAGGAGACCACCGACCACGGCGGGCGCGGCGTCGGCCGCCGTGAGGTCAACCCCGACCTGGTGCGGCTCGCCCGCATGGAGAACCAGCAGGGGTACAACCCGCGCGACCGCCGCCGGGGCAAGATGGTCCGCGAGGCCGACCGCGAGCGCGAGCGGCGCCAGCGCAGCCGGATCTGGACGCCCGGGCGGCCCGAGGTCATCGAGCGGCTGGACAACGAGGGGCTGCTCCCCGCGATCACGTTCATCTTCAGCCGGGCCGGCTGCGAGGCCGCCGTACAGCAGTGCATGTACGCCGGGCTCCGGCTCAACGACGAGGACAAGCGCCGGCTGGTGCGCGAGATCGTCGAGGAGCGGACCGCCTCCATCCCCGGCGAGGACCTGCACGTCCTGGGGTACTACGAGTGGCTCGAAGGGCTGGAGCGGGGCATCGCCGCGCACCACGCGGGCATGCTGCCGACGTTCAAGGAGGTCGTCGAGGAGCTGTTCGTACGGGGCCTGGTCAAGGCGGTCTTCGCCACCGAGACCCTGGCGCTCGGCATCAACATGCCCGCGCGCTCGGTGGTCCTGGAGAAGCTCGTCAAGTGGAACGGTGAGCAGCACGCCGACATCACCCCAGGCGAGTACACCCAGCTCACCGGCCGGGCCGGACGCCGTGGCATCGACGTCGAGGGCCACGCGGTGGTCCTCTGGCAGCGCGGCATGGACCCGACGGCGCTCGCCGGACTCGCGGGGACGCGGACGTATCCGCTCCGCTCCAGCTTCCGCCCCTCGTACAACATGGCCGTCAACCTGGTGCAGCAGTTCGGCCGGCACCGGTCGCGGGAACTGCTGGAGACGTCGTTCGCCCAGTTCCAGGCCGACAAGTCGGTGGTCGGGATCTCGCGGCAGGTGCAGCGCAACGAGGAGGGCCTGGAGGGCTACAAGGAGGGCATGAGCTGCCACCTCGGTGACTTCGAGGAGTACGCGCGGCTGCGCCGCGACCTCAAGGACCGGGAGACGGAGCTGGCCAAGCAGGGCGCGGCGCAGCGGCGGGCGTCCGCGGCCGCCTCGCTGGAGAAGCTGAAGCCGGGCGATGTCATCCATGTCCCGACGGGGAAGTTCGCGGGGCTGGCGCTGGTGCTGGACCCGGGGCTGCCCGCCGGGCGGGCCAACGGGCACCGCGGGTTCGACCACCACGACGGGCCGCGGCCGCTGGTGCTGACCGCCGAGCGGCAGGTCAAGCGGCTGGCCTCGATGGACTTCCCGGTGCCGGTGGAGGCGCTGGACCGGATGCGGGTGCCGAAGTCGTTCAACCCGCGCTCGCCGCAGTCCCGGCGGGACCTGGCCTCCGCGCTGCGGACGAAGGCCGGGCACATCGTGCCCGACCGGCACCGCAAGGGGCGGGCGCCCGCCGCCGACGACCGCGAGATCGCCCGGCTCCGGGCCGAGCTGCGTGCGCATCCCTGCCACGGGTGCGACGAGCGGGAGGACCACGCGCGGTGGGCCGAGCGCTACCACCGGCTGCAGCGGGACACCCGGCAGCTGGAGAAGCGGGTCGAGGGGCGGACGAACACGATCGCCCGCACCTTCGACCGGATCGTCGCGCTCCTCACCGAGCTGGACTACCTCCGGGGCAACGAGGTCACGGAGAACGGGCGGCGGCTGGCCCGGCTCTACGGGGAGCTGGACCTGCTCGCCAGCGAGTGCCTGCGGGACGGGGTCTGGGAAGGGCTCAACCCTGCTGAGCTGGCGGCTTGCGTCTCGGCGTTGGTGTACGAGGCGCGGCAGGCCGATGACGCGGTGGCGCCGAAGCTGCCGTCCGGGCCGGCGAAGGTCGCGCTGGGCGAGATGGTGCGGATCTGGGGGCGGCTGGATGCCCTGGAGGACGACTTCAAGATCAACCAGACGGAGGGGGTCGGGCAGCGCGAGCCCGATCTCGGCTTCGCCTGGGCGGTCTACATGTGGGCCTCCGGGCGCACGCTGGACGAGGTGCTGCGCGAGGCGGAGATGCCGGCGGGGGACTTCGTACGGTGGTGCAAGCAGGTGATCGACGTGCTGGGGCAGGTGGCTGCGGCGGCTCCTCGGGAGGGGAGTGGGGGGAGTTCTGTGGCTCGTAATGCTCGGAAGGCGGTTGATGCGGTGTTGCGGGGGGTTGTGGCTTACAGCTCTGTGGGCTGA
- a CDS encoding class I SAM-dependent methyltransferase, with product MNTTTTRLPARPATGAAQRLVPLAERLLGGALPVRVRMWDGSEAGPEDAPTVHVRSRRALRRLLWAPGELGLAEAYIIGDLDLAEDGGADLGDVLRTVRRAVSERGLAPPVLSLSDRLAAVRTALRLGAAGPRPPVPAARAGLSGTLHSKARDRAAISHHYDLSNAFYALLLDATMAYSCGYWTSDAAGYGPADAQRDKLELICRKLGLRPGARLLDIGCGWGSLTLYAAEHHGVRVTAVTLAAEQAAYVRGQVAARGLEELVEVQNIDYRDIAERPETRGAYDAVSTIEMGEHVGDAEYPAFTRILHDSLRPQGRVLVQQMSRGANAPGGGAFIEAYIAPDMHMRPVGETVGLLEGAGLEVRDVEALREHYVLTVDAWRRTLEERWAEFTALVGEETARVWRLYLVGGSLAFEERRMGVDQILCVRPDRAGKAGMPATRRDHMDGADR from the coding sequence GTGAACACCACCACGACCCGGCTCCCCGCACGCCCCGCCACCGGCGCCGCCCAGCGGCTCGTCCCCCTGGCCGAGCGGCTGCTCGGGGGTGCGCTGCCCGTCCGCGTACGGATGTGGGACGGCAGCGAGGCCGGGCCCGAGGACGCCCCGACCGTGCACGTACGCTCCCGGCGCGCCCTGCGCCGGCTGCTCTGGGCGCCCGGCGAACTCGGCCTGGCCGAGGCGTACATCATCGGTGACCTGGACCTCGCGGAGGACGGGGGCGCCGACCTGGGCGATGTGCTGCGCACCGTGCGCCGTGCGGTGAGCGAGCGGGGGCTCGCCCCGCCCGTGCTCTCGCTCTCCGACCGGCTCGCCGCCGTCAGGACCGCCCTGCGCCTCGGTGCCGCCGGGCCCCGCCCGCCCGTTCCCGCAGCACGGGCCGGGCTGAGCGGAACGCTGCACAGCAAGGCCCGGGACCGGGCGGCGATCAGCCACCACTACGACCTGTCCAACGCCTTCTACGCCCTGCTCCTCGACGCGACCATGGCGTACTCCTGCGGCTACTGGACCAGCGACGCCGCCGGCTACGGGCCCGCCGACGCCCAGCGCGACAAGCTGGAGCTGATCTGCCGCAAGCTCGGACTGCGGCCCGGCGCACGGCTGCTGGACATCGGCTGCGGCTGGGGTTCGCTGACCCTCTACGCGGCCGAGCACCACGGCGTGCGCGTCACCGCCGTCACGCTCGCCGCCGAACAGGCCGCGTACGTACGGGGGCAGGTGGCGGCACGCGGACTGGAGGAACTGGTCGAGGTCCAGAACATCGACTACCGGGACATCGCGGAGCGGCCGGAGACCCGGGGCGCCTACGACGCCGTCTCCACCATCGAGATGGGCGAGCACGTCGGGGACGCCGAGTACCCCGCCTTCACCCGCATCCTGCACGACTCGCTGCGGCCTCAAGGGAGGGTGCTGGTCCAGCAGATGTCGCGGGGTGCGAACGCCCCGGGCGGGGGCGCGTTCATCGAGGCGTACATCGCCCCGGACATGCACATGCGGCCCGTCGGGGAGACCGTCGGGCTGCTGGAGGGGGCCGGGCTCGAAGTGCGGGACGTCGAAGCCCTGCGCGAGCACTATGTGCTCACTGTGGACGCCTGGCGGCGGACGCTGGAGGAGCGGTGGGCGGAGTTCACCGCGCTGGTGGGGGAGGAGACCGCGCGGGTCTGGCGGCTCTATCTCGTCGGCGGCTCCCTCGCGTTCGAGGAACGGCGGATGGGCGTCGACCAGATCCTCTGCGTACGCCCCGACCGGGCGGGGAAGGCCGGGATGCCGGCCACCCGGCGTGACCACATGGACGGAGCGGACCGGTGA
- a CDS encoding SPW repeat protein, whose protein sequence is MSNVSDARSTVRGDLSGHPDASEMRARYDKVMGGRDVALVDAPVFLVGLYCAVSPWVLHFTASQPALVTHNLVMGIAIAVLALGFTMMPERMYGLSWAMCAIGAWIIVSTWVVGSSPDAGVVVNNIIVGGLTVLLGMVCAGAAMRSRST, encoded by the coding sequence ATGAGCAACGTCTCGGACGCCAGGAGCACCGTCAGAGGCGACCTCTCAGGTCACCCCGACGCCTCCGAAATGCGCGCGCGGTACGACAAGGTGATGGGCGGCCGCGATGTGGCCCTGGTGGACGCGCCGGTGTTCCTCGTCGGCCTCTACTGCGCCGTCTCCCCGTGGGTACTCCACTTCACGGCCAGCCAGCCCGCGCTGGTGACGCACAACCTCGTGATGGGTATCGCCATCGCGGTACTGGCCCTGGGCTTCACGATGATGCCCGAGCGCATGTACGGCCTCAGCTGGGCGATGTGCGCGATCGGTGCATGGATCATCGTGTCGACCTGGGTGGTCGGAAGCAGCCCGGACGCCGGAGTGGTGGTCAACAACATCATCGTCGGCGGACTGACGGTGCTGCTGGGCATGGTCTGCGCCGGAGCAGCCATGAGAAGCCGCAGCACCTGA
- a CDS encoding fasciclin domain-containing protein, with protein MNTLRFRRTAVAVATAAVLPLALTACSSDDSSKDAAAGSTPSAAASTSAAPDDSMTMDEPFGPACASVPKDGAGSFDGMAKDPVATAASNNPELSTLVTAVKQAGLVDTLNNAQNITVFAPTNDAFAKIPKADLDALLADKAELTKVLTYHVVGQKLTPQQLEKGSFDTLEKSKLTTAGSGMEYTVNDSSKVVCGNVPTANATVYIVDSVLMPPK; from the coding sequence ATGAACACCCTCCGCTTCCGCCGCACCGCCGTTGCCGTGGCCACCGCCGCCGTGCTGCCGCTGGCGCTGACCGCCTGCTCCTCGGACGACTCCTCCAAGGACGCGGCGGCGGGCTCGACGCCCAGCGCGGCCGCGTCGACGAGCGCCGCGCCCGACGACTCGATGACCATGGACGAGCCCTTCGGCCCGGCCTGTGCCTCGGTGCCCAAGGACGGCGCGGGCTCGTTCGACGGCATGGCGAAGGACCCGGTCGCCACGGCCGCGTCCAACAACCCCGAGCTGTCGACGCTGGTGACCGCCGTGAAGCAGGCCGGCCTGGTCGACACGCTCAACAACGCCCAGAACATCACGGTGTTCGCGCCGACCAACGACGCCTTCGCGAAGATCCCGAAGGCCGACCTGGACGCCCTGCTGGCGGACAAGGCCGAGCTGACCAAGGTCCTGACCTACCACGTGGTGGGCCAGAAGCTGACGCCGCAGCAGCTGGAGAAGGGCTCCTTCGACACGCTGGAGAAGAGCAAGCTGACGACGGCCGGTTCGGGCATGGAGTACACCGTGAACGACTCCTCGAAGGTCGTCTGCGGCAACGTCCCGACGGCCAACGCCACGGTCTACATCGTGGACTCGGTCCTGATGCCGCCGAAGTAA
- a CDS encoding DUF1295 domain-containing protein: MSGFDWGAFAGGLAGAAVAALAVMLVTFAIALKKGVHRIVDVAWGIGFAAVALVSYGLSVGDGDEVRRLVVTVLTVVWGLRLAVHIGRRGRGHGEDPRYAKMLAKAPGHPQLYALRKVYLLQGALVWLVSLPVQAAHYLTGPMVWWAWAGAVLWAVGLAFEAIGDHQLARFKADPANRGKIMDRGLWSWTRHPNYFGDFLVWWGLFLFVCQAPAAAAATVVAPVVMSLLLTKGSGAALLERHMADRPGYAAYRARTSGFFPRPPRRG; the protein is encoded by the coding sequence GTGAGCGGCTTCGACTGGGGTGCCTTCGCGGGCGGGCTCGCGGGCGCGGCCGTCGCCGCCCTCGCCGTCATGCTGGTCACCTTCGCCATCGCCCTCAAGAAGGGCGTCCACCGCATCGTCGACGTCGCCTGGGGCATCGGCTTCGCCGCCGTCGCCCTCGTCTCGTACGGCCTCTCGGTCGGTGACGGGGACGAGGTGCGGCGCCTGGTGGTGACCGTGCTGACCGTCGTCTGGGGGCTGCGGCTCGCCGTCCACATCGGGCGGCGCGGACGCGGCCACGGCGAGGACCCGCGCTACGCGAAGATGCTCGCCAAGGCGCCGGGCCACCCGCAGCTCTATGCCCTGCGCAAGGTCTATCTGCTCCAGGGCGCGCTGGTCTGGCTGGTCTCGCTGCCGGTGCAGGCCGCGCACTATCTGACCGGGCCGATGGTGTGGTGGGCCTGGGCGGGTGCGGTGCTGTGGGCGGTCGGGCTCGCCTTCGAGGCGATCGGGGACCACCAGCTCGCCCGGTTCAAGGCCGACCCCGCCAACCGGGGGAAGATCATGGACCGGGGGCTCTGGTCCTGGACCCGCCACCCGAACTATTTCGGTGACTTCCTCGTCTGGTGGGGGCTGTTCCTCTTCGTCTGCCAGGCGCCCGCCGCTGCTGCCGCGACCGTCGTCGCCCCGGTGGTGATGAGCCTCCTGCTGACCAAGGGGAGCGGGGCGGCCCTGCTGGAACGCCATATGGCCGACCGCCCCGGGTACGCCGCGTACCGGGCCCGCACCAGCGGCTTCTTCCCCCGGCCGCCCCGGCGGGGCTGA
- a CDS encoding ADP-ribosylglycohydrolase family protein: protein MITPHTLPRADRVAGAVVGSAAGDALGAPFEFGPAGVFSTRFPDGVGLLCGGGGWDPGEATDDTQMAVLVGESLLECGGLDLPDLFDRFRRWAASEPKDIGLQTEDVLTNGEPWERAAALHFQVNGRAAGNGSLMRATTSAVYFAHAGRTATMEAARRIAALTHGDRAAWEGTAVFHELLRVALAGEDPLTAVPRTLGEVHPDHRPRWATALAPDWHPALATEFNGAVWPWLATALWALRTTDTFESALAAAVDVGGDTDTVAAVTGGLAGAVYGIDAVPDRWTTLLHVPLPGYGGRVLRTPELLGLAARLDSEAPRTTHKAEIRAE from the coding sequence ATGATCACACCGCACACGCTCCCCCGGGCCGACCGCGTGGCCGGCGCGGTCGTCGGCTCGGCCGCGGGCGACGCGCTCGGTGCCCCCTTCGAGTTCGGCCCGGCCGGGGTGTTCTCGACGCGCTTCCCCGACGGCGTCGGCCTGTTGTGCGGGGGCGGCGGCTGGGACCCGGGCGAGGCGACGGACGACACGCAGATGGCGGTGCTGGTCGGCGAATCGCTGCTGGAGTGCGGCGGGTTGGACCTGCCGGACCTGTTCGACCGGTTCCGGCGGTGGGCGGCGAGCGAGCCGAAGGACATCGGCCTCCAGACCGAGGACGTCCTGACCAACGGGGAGCCGTGGGAGCGGGCCGCGGCCCTGCACTTCCAGGTCAACGGACGGGCTGCGGGCAACGGTTCGCTGATGCGGGCGACCACGTCGGCGGTCTACTTCGCCCACGCCGGACGTACAGCGACGATGGAGGCGGCCCGCCGGATCGCGGCCCTCACCCATGGCGACCGGGCGGCCTGGGAGGGCACGGCGGTCTTCCACGAACTGCTCCGGGTGGCCCTGGCGGGAGAGGACCCGCTGACCGCCGTCCCCAGGACACTCGGGGAGGTCCACCCGGATCACCGCCCACGATGGGCGACAGCCCTGGCCCCCGACTGGCACCCCGCCCTGGCGACCGAGTTCAACGGGGCGGTCTGGCCCTGGCTGGCCACCGCCCTGTGGGCGCTCCGCACGACGGACACGTTCGAGTCGGCGCTCGCCGCCGCCGTCGACGTGGGCGGGGACACCGACACGGTGGCCGCCGTGACGGGCGGCCTGGCCGGCGCGGTGTACGGCATCGACGCCGTCCCGGACCGTTGGACCACGCTCCTGCACGTACCGCTGCCGGGATACGGGGGCCGGGTACTGCGCACCCCTGAGCTTCTCGGCCTCGCCGCACGCCTGGACAGCGAGGCGCCCAGAACTACACATAAGGCTGAAATAAGAGCAGAATAG